Proteins from one Archocentrus centrarchus isolate MPI-CPG fArcCen1 chromosome 8, fArcCen1, whole genome shotgun sequence genomic window:
- the LOC115784056 gene encoding interferon-induced protein 44-like produces MGGATFSQPWRFLPENNQDILDFLNSYKPKNKDASHLRILLIGPVGAGKSAFINSVDSVLQGRVSGRVLTDATTTTCTSFTKKYKTYKFSKGNQGHYSFVFNDIMGIEKMAGVHVEDIKLALKGHVKDKYKFNPEKQLKAGDPDYNSSPDLNDKVHVLVTVVPASSMSLLSKDTLDKLRDVRMAASDLGIPQMAVLTKVDEACPEAKKNPNNIYKSKYLKQQFDQLNHLLGLPLNCIFLVKNYNSEIDTNAATDAHILCALKQMIVFGEEFLNHLND; encoded by the exons ATGGGCGGAG CAACTTTTAGTCAGCCGTGGAGGTTTTTACCAGA GAATAACCAGGATATCCTGGATTTTCTCAACTCTTACAAGCCTAAAAATAAAGATGCCAGCCATCTCAGAATTCTGCTTATTGGACCAGTTGGTGCAGGAAAATCCGCCTTCATCAACTCTGTTGACAGCGTTTTACAAGGAAGAGTTTCTGGTCGAGTTTTGACAGATGCTACCACTACCACTTGCACCAGTTTCACTAAGAag TACAAAACTTATAAATTCTCCAAAGGAAATCAAGGTCATTACTCATTTGTTTTCAATGACATCATGGGCATTGAGAAAATGGCTGGTGTTCATGTGGAAGACATCAAACTTGCCCTAAAGGGACACGTGAAGGACAAATACAAG TTTaatcctgaaaaacaactgAAAGCGGGAGATCCAGACTACAACTCTTCTCCCGATCTGAATGACAAAGTTCATGTTCTGGTCACGGTTGTTCCTGCCAGCTCAATGTCTTTACTAAGTAAAGACACGCTGGACAAACTCAGAGATGTCAGAATGGCAGCCTCTGACTTGG GCATTCCCCAGATGGCTGTCCTCACTAAAGTTGATGAAGCCTGTCCTGAGGCAAAAAAGAATCCAAACAACATCTACAAGAGCAAGTACCTGAAGCAGCAG TTCGACCAATTGAACCATTTGCTGGGCCTTCCTCTGAACTGTATCTTTCTTGTGAAGAATTACAATTCAGAAATCGACACAAATGCTGCCACTGATGCTCACATCCTGTGTGCACTGAAACAGATGATTGTCTTTGGAGAAGAATTCCTCAATcacctgaatgactga